The Parambassis ranga chromosome 19, fParRan2.1, whole genome shotgun sequence genome contains a region encoding:
- the kif22 gene encoding kinesin-like protein KIF22, with product MAQRVAVSDGGNKKTSRVRVAVRLRPYMSIPDEKDEGPCVRGLDSQNLEIINWRNATETVKYHFDVFHGEQTTQQEVFLTSVKPILPHILNGQNASVFAYGPTGAGKTHTMLGSAKEPGVIPRAVREVFNLVKAKDEGEEWDYKIGMSYLEIYNEKVLDLLSPNSQDLPIREDKDKNILIPGLTHTIITSFLDFDKHFVPATLNRTTASTKLNQRSSRSHAILLIKVVRTRRVPPQRQQTGKLYLVDLAGSEDNRRTGNQGIRLKESGAINLSLFTLSKVVDSLNSGSAVRVPYRDSKLTRLLQDSLGGSAHSVMITNIAPEYKYYFDTFSALNFAAKSKLIVNKPFTRETVAVPVLPVKRAREEHEATGSGTEPQKKRQKEEKKDEQDGSSPSAHYHSLSEPSVMDRLIALEKLMMGCQDKDRLSVLKDVAQSRKEIQELKEKQREFESKAKLFSQLAGEKSMSKQEPSFKNNIAPLQRKQTNASKPNKQQAVVQPLQVSRLQPLQQPAVVKKQSVCVKKKEKKLSNLVESPEGKENMQENAWESQLDTSLLEQSRQKILHILNSGCLKELKALQQIGDKKAKLILGWREIHGHFTKLEDLIKVEGMTEKRFSSFMKANIVSAMGN from the exons ATGGCTCAGCGTGTGGCCGTATCAGATGGAGGAAACAAGAAGACGTCCAGGGTTCGTGTAGCTGTCCGTCTACGACCCTACATGAGCATCCCCGATGAGAAAGACGAGGGACCGTGTGTACGAGGCCTGGACTCCCAGAACCTGGAAATAATTAACTGGAGGAACGCCACAGAAACAGTGAAATACCA CTTTGATGTTTTTCATGGTGAGCAAACGACTCAGCAAGAGGTTTTTCTGACATCAGTGAAGCCCATACTGCCCCACATCCTGAACGGACAAAATGCCAGCGTGTTTGCTTATGGGCCAACAGGAGCTG GTAAAACTCACACCATGCTGGGTAGTGCCAAGGAGCCAGGTGTGATCCCCCGAGCTGTTCGTGAGGTCTTTAATCTGGTCAAAGCCAAGGATGAGGGTGAAGAGTGGGACTATAAGATTGGCATGTCTTATTTGGAAATTTACAATGAGAAG GTGCTAGATCTTCTGTCACCAAACTCACAGGATTTACCAatcagagaggacaaagacaaaaacatcctCATCCCTGGCCTCACCCACACTATCATCACCTCCTTCTTAGATTTTGACAAACACTTTGTCCCTGCCACCCTCAATCGTACAACAGCTTCTACCAAACTAAACCAGCGCTCCAGCCGCAGCCACGCAATCCTGCTTATTAAG GTTGTACGGACTCGGCGTGTCCCACCTCAACGACAACAGACAGGCAAACTGTATTTGGTAGACTTGGCAGGGTCTGAGGACAACCGCCGCACAGGCAACCAGGGCATCCGTTTGAAGGAGAGTGGCGCCATCAACCTGTCTCTCTTCACGCTCAGCAAAGTGGTGGACTCTCTAAACTCTGGCTCTGCTGTCCGTGTGCCATACAGAGACAGTAAACTGACACGGCTGCTGCAGGACTCCCTGGGAGGCTCGGCACACTCTGTCATGATCACAAACATTGCACCGGAGTACAAATATTATTTTGATACTTTCAGTGCACTGAACTTTGCAGCAAAATCAAAGCTTATTGTAAACAAACCCTTCACCCGTGAAACTGTGGCCGTGCCTGTGCTGCCAG TGAAGCGGGCCAGGGAGGAACACGAGGCAACTGGGTCTGGCACTGAGCCACagaagaaaaggcagaaagaggagaagaaagatgAGCAAGATGGCTCCTCACCCTCTGCACATTACCACAG TCTGTCAGAACCATCAGTGATGGACAGACTAATAGCCCTGGAGAAGCTGATGATGGGCTGTCAGGACAAAGATAGACTCAGCGTGCTGAAAGATGTAGCTCAGTCTCGCAAGGAGATCCAG gaaCTCAAAGAGAAGCAAAGGGAGTTTGAGAGCAAGGCCAAACTGTTCAGTCAGCTGGCTGGAGAGAAGTCGATGTCAAAACAAGAGCCTTCCTTCAAGAACAACATAGCTCccctgcagagaaaacagacaaacGCATCAAAACCCAATAAGCAGCAGGCCGTAGTCCAACCTCTGCAAG TGTCCCGGCTCCAGCCTCTTCAGCAGCCGGCAGTTGTCAAGAAACAGAGTGTCTGCGtcaagaagaaagagaagaagcttTCAAACCTGGTTGAG TCTCCAGAAGGTAAAGAGAACATGCAGGAGAATGCGTGGGAGTCTCAGCTTGATACATCTCTACTGGAGCAATCCAGACAAAAAATCCTTCACATTCTGAACTCCGGCTGCCTCAAAGAGTTGAAAGCTCTGCAGCAGATTGGCGACAAGAAGGCAAAGCTCATCCTTGGTTGGAGGGAGATCCATGGTCACTTCACAAAG TTGGAAGATCTTATAAAAGTTGAAGGCATGACGGAGAAGAGATTTTCCTCGTTCATGAAG gcaAACATCGTGAGCGCCATGGGaaactga
- the prrt2 gene encoding trafficking regulator of GLUT4 1 isoform X1, whose translation MAVNMIPAPAIWPGEEQPSLLDQEASLSSQAPVSVPCQSVRGEELINSSSSPTITRPPRSKSKGELVIVINEKLKNSVGNGIHPVPAECTSPVICSPPKRQHSISYPHHGKTRKGSRASSIGYTAFSPRPSLSRHSSIATNPPLDRTKVKDYLLLSVLACFCPVWPINIVGFVYSIMSKNSLEQGNLDGAVRLGRVAKMLSVVSLVGGTVIIIACIVNLAINVKT comes from the exons ATGGCTGTGAACATGATTCCAGCTCCAGCCATTTGGCCCGGGGAAGAACAACCATCGCTGCTGGACCAGGAGGCCTCTCTGTCGAGCCAAGCCCCCGTCTCTGTGCCATGTCAATCAGTCAGAGGCGAAGAActcatcaacagcagcagcagcccgacCATCACGCGGCCTCCCCGCAGCAAATCCAAAGGAGAGCTGGTCATAGTCATCAACGAGAAACTGAAGAACA GTGTAGGTAATGGGATCCACCCAGTGCCTGCCGAGTGCACGTCTCCAGTCATCTGCTCACCCCCAAAAAGACAACACTCCATCTCCTACCCACATCACGGCAAAACCAGGAAGGGAAGCAGGGCGAGCTCCATAGGCTACACCGCATTCTCGCCAAGGCCATCGCTTTCTCGTCACTCCAGCATCGCCACCAACCCACCCCTGGACCGGACCAAGGTCAAAGACTACCTCCTCTTGTCTGTGCTGGCCTGCTTCTGCCCTGTGTGGCCCATCAACATCGTTGGATTTGTCTACTCCATCATG TCCAAGAACAGTCTCGAGCAGGGAAACCTGGACGGCGCCGTGCGTCTGGGACGTGTGGCCAAGATGCTCTCTGTGGTGTCGCTAGTAGGAGGGACGGTCATTATCATCGCCTGCATTGTCAACCTGGCCA taaATGTGAAAACCTGA
- the prrt2 gene encoding trafficking regulator of GLUT4 1 isoform X2, translating to MAVNMIPAPAIWPGEEQPSLLDQEASLSSQAPVSVPCQSVRGEELINSSSSPTITRPPRSKSKGELVIVINEKLKNSNGIHPVPAECTSPVICSPPKRQHSISYPHHGKTRKGSRASSIGYTAFSPRPSLSRHSSIATNPPLDRTKVKDYLLLSVLACFCPVWPINIVGFVYSIMSKNSLEQGNLDGAVRLGRVAKMLSVVSLVGGTVIIIACIVNLAINVKT from the exons ATGGCTGTGAACATGATTCCAGCTCCAGCCATTTGGCCCGGGGAAGAACAACCATCGCTGCTGGACCAGGAGGCCTCTCTGTCGAGCCAAGCCCCCGTCTCTGTGCCATGTCAATCAGTCAGAGGCGAAGAActcatcaacagcagcagcagcccgacCATCACGCGGCCTCCCCGCAGCAAATCCAAAGGAGAGCTGGTCATAGTCATCAACGAGAAACTGAAGAACA GTAATGGGATCCACCCAGTGCCTGCCGAGTGCACGTCTCCAGTCATCTGCTCACCCCCAAAAAGACAACACTCCATCTCCTACCCACATCACGGCAAAACCAGGAAGGGAAGCAGGGCGAGCTCCATAGGCTACACCGCATTCTCGCCAAGGCCATCGCTTTCTCGTCACTCCAGCATCGCCACCAACCCACCCCTGGACCGGACCAAGGTCAAAGACTACCTCCTCTTGTCTGTGCTGGCCTGCTTCTGCCCTGTGTGGCCCATCAACATCGTTGGATTTGTCTACTCCATCATG TCCAAGAACAGTCTCGAGCAGGGAAACCTGGACGGCGCCGTGCGTCTGGGACGTGTGGCCAAGATGCTCTCTGTGGTGTCGCTAGTAGGAGGGACGGTCATTATCATCGCCTGCATTGTCAACCTGGCCA taaATGTGAAAACCTGA